In a genomic window of Hyphomonas sp.:
- a CDS encoding helix-turn-helix domain-containing protein: MATYMKEGVASSIEIERELCERVDQIRLARNVTQKQLAEQTGLSKRTIERFAKGEGTSLDTFIRILQALNIVQNLFAILPDPSVRPVERIERGGQERQRARPDLSPDDEGEWEWGDD, encoded by the coding sequence ATGGCGACTTATATGAAAGAGGGTGTGGCTTCGAGCATCGAGATCGAGCGTGAACTTTGCGAGCGCGTCGACCAGATCCGGCTTGCCCGCAACGTGACACAAAAGCAGCTTGCAGAACAGACGGGATTGTCGAAGCGTACCATAGAGCGCTTTGCCAAGGGTGAGGGCACATCCCTTGATACCTTTATCCGTATCCTTCAGGCGCTCAACATTGTGCAAAATCTGTTCGCCATCCTACCAGATCCATCGGTCAGGCCCGTCGAGCGCATTGAGCGTGGCGGCCAAGAACGCCAAAGGGCCCGACCAGACCTGAGCCCTGATGATGAGGGCGAATGGGAGTGGGGCGATGACTGA